In bacterium, the genomic stretch TGAAATTTGGCCTGATCATCGCCATGAGCGCCATCGGGCTGTCGCTCATCTACGGGACAACCGGCCTGGTCAACTTCGCCCACGGGGAGTTGGTGACTTTCGGCGCCGTCATCGCCTGGTACTTCAACAGCTCGTGGGGAGGGCTGAACCTGGTCTTGGCCGCGATCGTGACCATGATCGTGTGCGGGATGCTGGGTGCGGGGTTGGAAACGGGACTGTTCCGCCCGCTGCGCCACCGACGGCTGGGCATCTTCCAGCTCGTGGTGGTCACCATCGGCCTGTCCCTGCTGGGACGCCAGGTGATCCAACTGTTCTTCGGGGCCGAGCCCCTTCCCTATACCGACTTCCAAGTGCAGGAGCGGTGGGAGTTCGGACCCTGGGCGGTGACCCCCCGAGAGCTGGTGACCGTGGTGGTGATCGTCGCCATCTTGCTGGCAGTGGGGATAATGCTTCAGTGGACCCGCTTCGGCAAGGCCACCCGAGCGGTGTCGGACAACGCCAGCTTGGCCGAGGCATCGGGCATCAACGTGAACCGGGTGGTGCTGATGGTGTGGGCCATGGGAGCTGCCCTAGCCGGACTCGGCGGGGTGTTCCAGGGTCTCGACACCGACATCGACCCGTTCCTGGGCTTCCAGCTCTTGTTGTTAATCTTTGCCGGGGTGGAGCTCGGCGGCCTAGGCACGGCGTTCGGCGCCCTGGCCGGGTCGCTGATCATCGGCATGTCCACCGAGGTGAGCACGCTGTGGATCTCGCCCGAGCTGAAGTTTGTGGTGCCGCTGGCCGCCCTCATCCTCGTTCTGCTGATTCGGCCCCATGGCCTGTTCGGGATCAAGGCCAGGGTGGGATAAGTGGACTGGGTCTCCAGATGAGACGGGCGCGGTAAGTGGACTTCGACATTATCTTCGGCAACGCGGCCCGAGCCGCTTTCGGACCCGAGGCGGTGATCCTGGCGCTGGCCGCCATCGGCCTGAACGTCCACTTCGGCTTTACCGGGCTGTTGAACTTCGGTCAAGTCGGGTTCCTGCTGCTGGGGGCCTACGGCACCAGCGTGTCGGTGGCCACCTTCGGCTGGTCGTTGTGGGTGGGCGTGGTGGTGGGCCTGGTTCTGTCGGTGGCGTTGGCGGTGGCCCTCGGCTTCCCGACCCTGCGCCTGCATGCGGTGATGTTCGCCATCGTCACCATTGCCGCGGCCGAGATCATCCGGATCCTCATCGGTTCCACCGATGCCATCGGCCTCACCGGCGGGCCGCTCAGCGTGAGCTTCGACGCCGGAGCGTTCTACGATCTGAATCCCTACCCCGACGGTCCCCACGACCGCTATGGCGTCGGCACGTTTGAATTTACCGGCCAGCAGATGTGGGTAATCACCGTGGGCTGGGTGTTGGTGGCGCTGATCAGCCTGGTGGTGTTTCTCGTAGTGCGCAGCCCATGGGGACGGGTGCTGAAGTCGATCCGAGAAGACCAGGATGCGGCCCGCAGCCTGGGCAAGAATGTGTTCTCCTACAAGATGCAGGCCCTGATCATCGGCGGCGTGATCGGCGGCATGGGCGGGGTGATCGATGCCATCAAGACATCGGGGGCCGACCCCAACGGGTTCCGCCCCCAGGTGACTTTCTTCGCCTACACCGCACTGCTGCTGGGCGGGACGGCCACCTACTTGGGGCCGGTGCTCGGCGCCATTTTGTTCTGGTTCTTGCGGGAGTGGATTGAGTCGTTCTTGCGCCAGCTGTCGGCCGAGGCATGGCTGCCGGATGCGGTGGCCGACTTCCTGAGCGGCGCCGAGGGGGTCATCAGCGTGGCCATGGTGGGCTTGACGCTGGTTCTGCTCATGCTGTTCCGCCCCCAGGGGGTCACCGGCAATCGCACAGAAATGCAGTTGGATGCCCGATGACGTGATGCCGCCACCGGAATCGGCGTCCGCCAAGGCCGAAATCGAGCCGATCCTGACCGTGCCTCCGGTGCCCGGCGCTCCCAAACCCAATCCCCTGTTGGTGGTGGACGACCTGAGCCGGAGCTTCGGCGGTCTGCGAGCGGTGGATGTGGACCACCTGGAAGTCGAGCGCGGCGTGGTGACCGCCCTCATCGGCCCCAACGGCGCGGGCAAAACCACCCTGTTCAACCTGTTGACCGGTTTTGACCGGGCCGACACCGGGCGCTGGTCGTTCAACGGGGAGGCGGTAGTCGCTCCCTCGCCCGACCAGCTAGCTCGCAAGGGCATGATCCGCACGTTTCAGCTCACCAAGTCGCTGGCCAAGCTGACCGTGCTCGACAACGTGCTGCTGGGCGCTCCCAGCCAGATTGGAGAGCGATTGTTGGCTGCTCCGTTCCGGTCGCGGTGGCAGGACCAGGAGCAGGCCAACACCGAAAAGGCCGGGGAGCTGCTGGATCGGTTCAACCTGGCCCACATGCGCGACGACCTGGCCGGCACCTTGTCGGGCGGGCAGCGCAAGCTGCTGGAGGTGGCCCGGGCATTGATGGCCGATCCGGTGCTGATAATGCTGGACGAGCCCATGGCCGGAGTGAACCCCGCCCTGGCCCAGTCGCTGATGGGCCACATCACCCAACTGGCCTTCGAGGGCCTCACCGTGGTGTTCATCGAGCACGCCATGGAAGTGGTCACCGGCATCAGCGACTGGGTGGTGGTGCTGGCCCAAGGCCAGATAATCGCCGAGGGGCCGCCGTGGAAGGCCATCCACGACGAGGTGGTCATCGATGCCTATCTGGGCCGGCGCCGGGCCAGGGCAGGATCATGAGCGGGGTCGGATCATGAGAAGAGCGGGGCCATGAGCGCGGGTCAGGCGCTGGTGCGGGCTGATGACCTGGTGGCCGGATACCTGCCCGAGGTGGACATCTTGAACGGCTGTTCCTTGCAGCTTCACCCCGGAGAGGTCGTCGGGATCATCGGCCCCAACGGCGCGGGCAAATCCACCTTGTTGAAGGCGGTGTTCGGTCTGGTGGACATTCGGTCGGGGAGCATCCATCTGGGCGACGAAGAAATCACCGGCCTGTCGCCGCACCAGTTGGTGGCCCGGGGCATCGGCTTCGTGCCCCAGACCGAGAACGTGTTCCCCCGGCTGACCATTCAGGAGAACCT encodes the following:
- a CDS encoding ABC transporter ATP-binding protein, with the protein product MPPPESASAKAEIEPILTVPPVPGAPKPNPLLVVDDLSRSFGGLRAVDVDHLEVERGVVTALIGPNGAGKTTLFNLLTGFDRADTGRWSFNGEAVVAPSPDQLARKGMIRTFQLTKSLAKLTVLDNVLLGAPSQIGERLLAAPFRSRWQDQEQANTEKAGELLDRFNLAHMRDDLAGTLSGGQRKLLEVARALMADPVLIMLDEPMAGVNPALAQSLMGHITQLAFEGLTVVFIEHAMEVVTGISDWVVVLAQGQIIAEGPPWKAIHDEVVIDAYLGRRRARAGS
- a CDS encoding branched-chain amino acid ABC transporter permease encodes the protein MRRWVALAGIVLSFMLVWAGSAAAQAEGDTEGSQPTELVGTLRLGFDQFFAGVEITVADQSGTLIGQAVTDADGQWSVVVPGAGTYRVTLDESTLPDGTGLREGFESTVEAAVTEGASRAVVFAVGDAPKGTPFGERAAQTVFNGLKFGLIIAMSAIGLSLIYGTTGLVNFAHGELVTFGAVIAWYFNSSWGGLNLVLAAIVTMIVCGMLGAGLETGLFRPLRHRRLGIFQLVVVTIGLSLLGRQVIQLFFGAEPLPYTDFQVQERWEFGPWAVTPRELVTVVVIVAILLAVGIMLQWTRFGKATRAVSDNASLAEASGINVNRVVLMVWAMGAALAGLGGVFQGLDTDIDPFLGFQLLLLIFAGVELGGLGTAFGALAGSLIIGMSTEVSTLWISPELKFVVPLAALILVLLIRPHGLFGIKARVG
- a CDS encoding branched-chain amino acid ABC transporter permease, whose amino-acid sequence is MDFDIIFGNAARAAFGPEAVILALAAIGLNVHFGFTGLLNFGQVGFLLLGAYGTSVSVATFGWSLWVGVVVGLVLSVALAVALGFPTLRLHAVMFAIVTIAAAEIIRILIGSTDAIGLTGGPLSVSFDAGAFYDLNPYPDGPHDRYGVGTFEFTGQQMWVITVGWVLVALISLVVFLVVRSPWGRVLKSIREDQDAARSLGKNVFSYKMQALIIGGVIGGMGGVIDAIKTSGADPNGFRPQVTFFAYTALLLGGTATYLGPVLGAILFWFLREWIESFLRQLSAEAWLPDAVADFLSGAEGVISVAMVGLTLVLLMLFRPQGVTGNRTEMQLDAR